One genomic region from Lineus longissimus chromosome 6, tnLinLong1.2, whole genome shotgun sequence encodes:
- the LOC135489685 gene encoding uncharacterized protein LOC135489685 codes for MVWSMPPCLLNTTINGVNGTYNPIAQPVLSGHRAYVLTEFVPQDASDKVKVQDVGPRLYSVDILRIAAPRMNITWFIDLTPIPAARRKNPEKRREDHKWSDTEFNMATDKNERKEARDAKEEDIPLTSTPRVIAAAYSHVFVMKQDWRNLTWYNFYDIIDNGWNASYEASFSTQYADDISSDYLATHEHGFYIWLYSRKYGAITRFNYITKELSATVFFGENIFPKCELIFTSNLMVQTPVNATDTYKIIVGMKSVGAICKLKLATIDTPSSLGSGEHFLIVLELIKQAPANDVYQPISIISTGDFAIRGQIVTYLSDGNNSSSKPTLAAVADNLEEAILLNFQ; via the exons ATGGTGTGGTCCATGCCTCCATGTTTACTGAATACAACTATTAATGGAGTCAATGGCACTTACAATCCTATTGCTCAGCCAGTTCTCAGCGGACACAGGGCGTATGTGTTGACTGAGTTCGTGCCCCAGGATGCATCAGACAAGGTTAAG GTCCAAGACGTTGGTCCTCGTCTCTATTCCGTGGATATTTTACGAATCGCCGCGCCTAGGATGAACATCACATGGTTCATCGACCTCACTCCTATCCCTGCAGCACGGAGGAAAAACCCGGAAAAACGTCGGGAGGATCACAAATGGTCCGATACGGAGTTCAACATGGCGACAGACAAGAACGAAAGAAAGGAAGCCCGGGACGCTAAAGAAGAAGACATTCCATTGACAAGTACACCGAGAGTAATAGCCGCAGCGTACAGCCATGTTTTTGTTATGAAGCAAGATTGGAGAAACCTGACTTGGTATAACTTTTACGACATCATAGACAATGGATGGAACGCATCGTACGAAGCTTCGTTTTCTACGCAGTACGCTGACGATATTTCGTCAGATTATCTCGCCACGCACGAACATGGGTTTTATATCTGGTTATATTCGAGAAAGTATGGTGCAATCACGCGATTCAACTATATAACAAAAGAACTAAGCGCGACAGTATTTTTCGGCGAGAACATTTTTCCCAAATGCGAATTGATTTTCACATCGAATCTGATGGTTCAGACCCCAGTCAACGCCACGGACACTTACAAGATAATCGTTGGAATGAAATCAGTTGGAGCAATATGTAAACTAAAATTGGCAACAATTGATACGCCATCGTCATTAGGTTCAGGGGAACATTTCCTGATCGTCCTAGAACTAATAAAGCAAGCACCGGCTAACGATGTCTATCAACCAATCAGCATCATCAGCACTGGCGATTTCGCAATCCGCGGTCAAATAGTGACGTATCTTTCCGATGGCAACAATAGTAGTTCGAAACCAACACTCGCTGCAGTGGCTGACAATCTTGAGGAAGCCATCTTGTTGAACTTTCAATAA